From a single Cytophagales bacterium WSM2-2 genomic region:
- a CDS encoding N-acetyltransferase GCN5 yields MAKDMSTKYRVETGEDSHQVIQLLDDKIYEYNSAKTHQSNGALFSRIVKADGGEIIAGIAGWTWAGACEITLFWVHEGFREKGIGTLLLEAAEEEARNKKCSRILVKSYSFQAPHFYERHGFVVEHIMENFPEGFSYYTLMKMI; encoded by the coding sequence ATGGCAAAAGATATGAGCACAAAATATCGCGTTGAAACAGGTGAAGATTCACATCAGGTAATTCAATTGCTTGATGATAAAATCTACGAATACAATTCTGCTAAAACACATCAATCGAACGGAGCTCTCTTCTCCAGAATTGTCAAAGCTGACGGGGGAGAGATCATTGCAGGGATTGCGGGATGGACATGGGCCGGTGCCTGCGAGATAACCCTGTTCTGGGTTCATGAAGGTTTTAGAGAAAAAGGAATCGGCACACTACTGCTTGAGGCGGCTGAAGAAGAAGCTCGAAACAAGAAATGCTCGAGAATCCTGGTGAAGAGCTATAGCTTTCAGGCCCCGCACTTCTACGAAAGACACGGGTTTGTTGTTGAACACATCATGGAGAATTTTCCTGAAGGATTCAGCTACTACACACTAATGAAAATGATTTAG
- a CDS encoding acyltransferase, producing the protein MLSTNRRYDIDWIRVIAIGLLVIYHTSIGFQPWGRMIGFITTDKPWMSLWTPMAMLNVWRIPLLFFVSGMGVYFAIQNRNWKQLLVERASRILVPFVFGIFCIVPLHVYILQYYYEMQPTYVANPGHLWFLGNIFVYVLIFTPLFFYLKKNEDGKLVSWLRKLMSTLLGLLPVVGAFVIEVLILDPRPYEMYVMTKHGFFLGLLAFFFGFCFVLCGEGFSKMIVKWRWLFLAGGIALFAIRNYESSVGAPVLNWQLPIETNCWILSVLAFGYQYLNRPGKALAYLSQAAYPVYILHMIFLYLGSLLIFRLTIPVQLQFVLVVLFTLVGCFGTYEVIRRVSLLRFLFGLKRQG; encoded by the coding sequence ATGTTATCAACCAACCGGAGATATGATATTGACTGGATAAGAGTAATCGCCATCGGATTGCTTGTGATTTATCATACCTCTATCGGGTTTCAACCCTGGGGAAGGATGATCGGATTTATTACCACTGACAAGCCATGGATGTCCTTGTGGACGCCCATGGCTATGTTGAATGTGTGGCGAATACCACTGCTGTTTTTTGTGTCAGGTATGGGTGTCTACTTTGCCATTCAAAACCGCAACTGGAAGCAACTTCTCGTGGAGCGGGCCTCTCGCATTCTTGTGCCGTTTGTGTTTGGTATTTTCTGCATTGTGCCGCTTCACGTTTACATCCTGCAATATTATTATGAAATGCAACCGACCTATGTAGCGAACCCGGGTCACCTATGGTTTCTGGGAAACATCTTTGTTTATGTATTGATTTTTACTCCGCTATTCTTCTACCTAAAGAAAAATGAAGACGGAAAATTGGTTAGCTGGCTGAGAAAATTAATGAGCACTCTGCTCGGATTGCTTCCTGTAGTCGGTGCCTTTGTCATTGAAGTACTCATCCTCGATCCAAGACCTTATGAAATGTACGTTATGACGAAGCATGGATTCTTCCTCGGTTTGCTCGCATTTTTCTTTGGCTTCTGTTTTGTATTGTGTGGAGAGGGTTTTTCGAAAATGATTGTGAAGTGGCGTTGGTTATTCTTGGCGGGCGGCATTGCGCTATTTGCTATACGTAACTACGAATCTTCGGTTGGTGCGCCAGTATTGAATTGGCAACTGCCAATAGAAACCAACTGCTGGATACTATCTGTGCTGGCTTTTGGCTATCAGTATTTGAACCGGCCTGGAAAAGCACTTGCATACCTAAGCCAGGCAGCCTACCCGGTTTATATTCTTCACATGATTTTTCTTTACCTGGGGTCTTTGCTGATATTCCGATTAACTATTCCTGTTCAGCTTCAATTTGTGCTGGTCGTGCTCTTCACACTAGTGGGTTGTTTCGGAACTTATGAAGTAATCCGGAGAGTCAGCCTGCTAAGATTTTTATTTGGTTTGAAGCGCCAGGGATGA